In the genome of Spirochaetia bacterium, one region contains:
- a CDS encoding FadR family transcriptional regulator, whose product MIINHSNIIDQILDYFKQQITSGIWKVGEKIPSETVLATSLNVSRTSIRQVVSQLVGIGVLKPEQGKGTFLVGTDLDNANVFTAQDFTNLDQVLEFRQIIEPEACFLSVLHGDKNFISRLEENYDMMRNKKNDKSKFIKLDLRFHQIICQASANPFIEKTTNQIFGPMQNGQEITRTIFGCDDALFHHLKILEAIKKHDAEGAKQALFEHLQSARERIAKK is encoded by the coding sequence ATGATAATAAACCATTCAAATATTATAGATCAGATTTTAGATTATTTTAAGCAACAAATAACATCAGGGATATGGAAGGTTGGGGAAAAAATTCCTTCAGAAACAGTATTGGCGACTTCTTTAAATGTTAGCAGAACGAGTATCAGACAGGTAGTGAGTCAGCTTGTCGGTATCGGGGTGCTGAAACCTGAACAAGGAAAAGGTACATTCCTTGTGGGTACAGATCTTGATAATGCAAATGTTTTTACTGCTCAAGATTTTACTAATTTGGATCAAGTTTTAGAATTTAGGCAAATTATTGAGCCGGAAGCTTGTTTTTTATCTGTGTTGCATGGGGATAAAAATTTTATTTCTAGACTAGAAGAAAATTATGATATGATGAGAAATAAAAAAAATGATAAATCAAAGTTTATCAAGTTGGATTTACGGTTCCATCAAATTATTTGTCAAGCTTCAGCGAATCCTTTTATTGAAAAAACCACAAATCAGATTTTTGGGCCAATGCAAAATGGACAAGAAATTACACGAACAATTTTTGGCTGTGACGATGCATTGTTTCACCATTTGAAAATTCTTGAAGCAATAAAGAAACATGATGCAGAGGGAGCAAAACAGGCTTTGTTTGAACATTTGCAAAGTGCACGTGAGCGTATTGCAAAAAAATGA
- a CDS encoding starvation-sensing protein RspA produces MVRIKKIRTIFTAPEGINLVVVKVETNQAGLYGLGCATFAYRHLAIKTVVDEYLNPLLKDREVSDIEEIWQLMHQNAYWRNGPIVNNAISGVDMALWDIKGKMANMPLYQLFGGKYRTGIPVYRHADGKDIEELCDNINKYMEMGITTIRCQCGGYGGEDFGVYPTHVPHGARSGVYLNAKTYIHETVKLFEQIRSKIGFGINLVHDVHERITPTDAITLAKRLEPFELFFLEDPVPLEQLDWLKRFRSQTSIPVAEGELFNHPDEWKTLIVEHLIDFIRVHISQIGGITPARKLQIFAEQFGVRTAWHGPGDMSPIAHAANIHLDLSASNFGVQEWSGIEPPNSVIQTLRKNDGALLQVFSGLPEFDNGFVYPNDKPGLGVDIDEKQAAKFPCENTVTTWTQTRNSDGSLQKP; encoded by the coding sequence ATGGTTAGAATAAAAAAGATAAGAACAATATTTACTGCACCGGAAGGGATCAATTTGGTAGTGGTAAAAGTTGAAACAAATCAGGCAGGGTTATATGGATTGGGGTGTGCAACGTTTGCTTATAGGCATCTTGCCATAAAAACAGTTGTTGATGAATATTTGAATCCTTTGTTAAAAGATCGTGAAGTATCAGATATAGAAGAGATTTGGCAGTTGATGCATCAGAATGCTTATTGGCGAAATGGACCAATTGTTAATAATGCGATTTCCGGTGTGGATATGGCTCTATGGGATATTAAAGGCAAGATGGCTAACATGCCTTTGTATCAGTTGTTTGGTGGTAAATATCGTACAGGTATTCCTGTATATCGTCATGCTGACGGAAAAGATATTGAGGAATTATGCGATAATATAAATAAATATATGGAGATGGGAATAACAACAATTCGGTGTCAATGTGGAGGCTACGGTGGAGAAGATTTTGGGGTATATCCTACACATGTTCCACATGGGGCACGCTCAGGGGTCTATTTGAACGCTAAGACTTATATTCATGAGACGGTTAAGCTTTTTGAACAAATTAGAAGCAAGATTGGTTTTGGCATCAATTTAGTTCATGATGTACATGAAAGAATAACTCCAACAGATGCTATAACCTTAGCAAAAAGGTTGGAACCGTTTGAACTTTTCTTCTTGGAAGATCCAGTTCCTTTAGAACAGCTTGATTGGTTGAAACGTTTTAGGTCACAGACTTCAATACCAGTTGCAGAGGGAGAACTATTTAATCATCCAGATGAATGGAAAACTTTGATAGTAGAGCACTTGATAGATTTCATCCGGGTCCATATCAGTCAGATCGGAGGAATTACACCGGCTCGAAAATTACAAATTTTTGCTGAGCAATTTGGTGTCCGTACTGCTTGGCATGGCCCTGGGGACATGTCGCCGATTGCACATGCTGCAAATATACATCTTGATTTATCTGCTTCAAATTTTGGAGTTCAGGAATGGTCCGGGATTGAACCACCAAATTCGGTGATTCAAACATTGAGGAAAAATGACGGAGCTTTGCTTCAGGTATTTTCTGGGTTACCCGAATTTGACAATGGTTTTGTCTATCCTAATGATAAGCCGGGACTTGGCGTAGATATTGATGAAAAACAGGCAGCTAAGTTTCCTTGTGAAAACACAGTTACAACTTGGACACAAACTAGAAATAGTGATGGGTCGCTTCAAAAGCCTTAA
- a CDS encoding MBL fold metallo-hydrolase, whose translation MQYYKKSDAVRQNKKGIGLRWLGQAGFLLTDLEGETIGIDLYLSDLAERKDGNKRLTPSVVSSKELNLVGLLATHEHTDHLDLDSLSDLLQPDVPLICNSQSYVLCKKLGFPMDNIHSLEKGESIQVRDFFIQAVYAHHGDLSPTAIGFLISVCGLLFYFTGDTSFESKQMEYAIGQSIDVLILPINGEFGNMNERDAARFAFAVQPNLTIPCHFWTFARHRGNPYDFELAMKQVAPCCQTYVMSQGEEIIIAI comes from the coding sequence GTGCAATATTATAAAAAGTCAGATGCTGTTCGCCAAAACAAAAAAGGAATTGGATTGAGATGGCTTGGACAGGCTGGGTTTCTTTTGACAGATCTTGAAGGTGAAACGATTGGTATTGATTTATATCTTTCAGATTTGGCGGAGAGAAAGGATGGTAATAAACGTTTGACGCCAAGTGTTGTTTCTTCCAAGGAATTAAACTTGGTAGGATTACTTGCAACGCATGAACACACAGATCATCTGGATTTGGATTCCTTATCGGATTTGTTGCAGCCTGATGTGCCTTTGATCTGTAATAGTCAGTCTTATGTGTTATGCAAAAAACTTGGATTTCCGATGGATAATATTCATTCTCTTGAAAAAGGAGAATCAATACAGGTAAGAGATTTTTTTATTCAAGCGGTCTATGCACATCATGGTGATCTTTCCCCGACAGCCATTGGATTTCTAATATCAGTTTGTGGCTTGTTATTCTATTTTACCGGCGATACAAGTTTTGAATCTAAACAAATGGAATATGCCATCGGACAGTCGATTGATGTATTAATTCTTCCAATAAATGGAGAATTTGGAAATATGAATGAAAGGGATGCGGCAAGATTTGCCTTTGCAGTTCAGCCGAATTTAACTATACCCTGCCATTTCTGGACTTTCGCACGACATCGTGGGAACCCTTATGATTTTGAACTTGCAATGAAGCAAGTTGCACCTTGTTGCCAGACCTATGTCATGTCTCAGGGTGAGGAAATAATTATTGCAATTTGA
- a CDS encoding sugar ABC transporter substrate-binding protein has product MKKILCIAMCLFATGVIFTSCSKSSEKSSASAAVATTAQPVKEKKFKIAVSNAYMGNDWRQLMIKSLKVAASKEPYRDQVDLKIVNSENSAEAQSSAIDAMIEQGYDAILIDASSSTALIPAIKRALASGITVVTFDSVVHTDGVYTVQTDFVSMVQAWAKYLCTKCGEGAKIAVDTGMPGSTNGNTIYEAAMKVFDEYNMKVVAEYASQYADGICQEQLSSVLAANPDLDGIFCQAYTESCYSALTQAGMKLIPCATFDTNLGMVTAEKNNMDVIIGNNGPGIGVIAMDIALRVLKGETVEKDTYLSAGLFVNEKDKDIDVGMPTQVIKEGVNCWKDKADGLDWPLFPSTFSKVQISADDISDFNAN; this is encoded by the coding sequence ATGAAGAAAATTCTTTGTATTGCAATGTGTCTGTTTGCTACTGGAGTGATATTTACTTCTTGTAGCAAATCATCAGAGAAAAGTTCTGCTTCCGCTGCTGTGGCAACAACTGCACAGCCGGTAAAGGAAAAGAAATTTAAAATTGCAGTTTCAAATGCCTATATGGGAAATGACTGGCGACAATTGATGATCAAAAGCTTAAAAGTTGCGGCAAGCAAGGAACCTTACCGTGATCAGGTAGACTTAAAAATTGTGAATAGTGAAAATTCTGCTGAAGCCCAGTCTTCTGCTATCGATGCGATGATTGAACAAGGGTATGATGCTATCTTGATTGATGCGTCATCTTCTACAGCTTTAATTCCTGCTATAAAAAGAGCATTGGCAAGCGGAATTACAGTTGTGACGTTTGACTCAGTGGTCCATACCGATGGTGTATATACTGTTCAGACTGATTTTGTTTCAATGGTTCAGGCTTGGGCAAAATATCTTTGTACGAAATGTGGAGAAGGAGCAAAAATTGCTGTTGATACAGGTATGCCTGGTTCTACAAACGGTAATACGATTTATGAAGCGGCTATGAAGGTATTTGATGAATATAACATGAAGGTTGTTGCTGAATATGCCTCACAATATGCAGATGGTATTTGTCAAGAACAGCTGTCTAGTGTTTTGGCGGCAAATCCGGATCTTGATGGTATCTTTTGTCAGGCTTATACAGAATCTTGTTATTCTGCACTTACCCAGGCAGGGATGAAACTGATTCCGTGTGCTACTTTTGATACTAATCTTGGTATGGTAACTGCGGAAAAAAATAACATGGATGTAATTATTGGGAATAATGGCCCTGGGATCGGTGTTATTGCAATGGATATTGCTCTACGGGTACTAAAGGGTGAGACCGTGGAAAAGGATACTTATCTTTCTGCTGGTTTATTTGTCAATGAAAAAGATAAGGATATTGATGTTGGGATGCCGACTCAAGTTATCAAAGAAGGTGTCAATTGTTGGAAGGATAAGGCAGATGGTTTGGATTGGCCTTTGTTCCCGTCAACTTTCTCAAAAGTTCAGATATCAGCAGATGACATTTCAGACTTTAATGCTAATTAG
- a CDS encoding ATP-binding cassette domain-containing protein, with the protein MSCNRGEVRALLGENGAGKSTLLKVLAGAYSADSGSIHIFGKVAKISSPKDAMKYGIGCVYQELSFIPDLTVAQNIFIGRYPRTKSGRIDRKKLYSWTRELLKEYEIDTIDPETKVGSLSLSKKQMIEEVFAKLETDGSVCINMQFSQQDSRPVPGRERKGRN; encoded by the coding sequence ATGTCGTGTAACCGTGGAGAAGTTCGTGCACTGTTAGGCGAAAATGGAGCCGGCAAAAGTACTTTGCTCAAAGTACTTGCCGGTGCTTATAGTGCCGATAGTGGATCGATACATATTTTTGGGAAGGTGGCAAAAATTTCTTCTCCGAAAGATGCCATGAAATATGGTATAGGCTGTGTATATCAAGAACTTTCATTTATTCCTGACCTAACGGTTGCACAGAATATTTTTATTGGAAGATATCCTCGGACAAAAAGTGGTAGGATTGATCGGAAAAAACTTTATTCTTGGACAAGAGAACTTTTAAAGGAATATGAGATAGATACGATTGACCCAGAAACAAAAGTTGGTTCTTTATCTTTGTCCAAGAAACAAATGATAGAAGAGGTTTTTGCAAAACTCGAAACTGATGGGTCAGTGTGCATAAATATGCAGTTTTCTCAGCAGGATTCCCGGCCTGTGCCCGGAAGGGAAAGAAAGGGGAGAAACTGA